The Cannabis sativa cultivar Pink pepper isolate KNU-18-1 chromosome 8, ASM2916894v1, whole genome shotgun sequence genomic interval TGCTCCAAATACCCTTTCTGACTTGTTTGCTCCCACCAACTTCTCACTATGTTCCTGTTCACTTCTGAGATCTCAACAGAGACAACATTCTTCAGAGGGATACCAAGCCGGTGGAGTGCTACTTCCGCACCACCTATTCCAGAGAAGAGAGAAAGCATATTGATGCCATTCGGGTACAAGTCTTTCAAAGTAGATAAATGGTATGCTACAGTGTCAAcctgaaatgagagaaaatatAAGCACCAGATATAATGGCAGAAagtatttctaaaattaacatTTTCCAAAAAGAAGAGTTTAATCCCACTTCTGCAATCAAAAAGAAAATGAGCGAAGGATGCCAACATTGACAATAGAAAAAGGTAATATCAATTACCTGGAAAGAATTACCGAGAGATTTATATCTATCGGTTCTGCTGATTCCACCTCCCCTTGTATGGTTTCTTGGAAATCCCAGAAGCATCTCTATTTCATCTGGCTCAAGAGGTGCAACCTTATTCCTTCCAACCCAGACCAGATTCCACTTCCGGCATTCATCCATGACGTACTTTTGGATACTCATAGGTGGTTCAGAATCTGGATACTCTTCAAGAGCTTTCCGAATCCTCTCTGTTAATTTTGCACTTCCAATGCATGTCTGCAAGCAGTTAAGCTTTGTTCTTGAGTCCCATGAAGGCCACCATTTCTTAGTTAATGGTATTGCTTCATGTATGGTGCGTGCAGGaaggggaagaagaggaaatctgTTCTCAATGGGAAGATTGTGAACATAACCTCTTTTCCTTGCGGCTGCACAGAAATACTTGGAATCAACAAATTCCGGTTCTACATCATATAAGAACCGAGAGATGGTGGTCCAAACTCCTTTGGGGGCAAGTGCCACATTCTCATAATAGAAATATGGAGGCCCTATAGCAGCTTCTGGTATATCTCTCCGAACCCGCCGGAATGAATCAGTTGGAACCCCAAATCCAATCATTGGATTTGGAAGACGAATTGTCTCATCATCTTCAGTCAGAATCCTCTTCTCCAACCTCCTTTGTTTAGAACATTCAAGAAGTCTTCTTCTTTTGTGATTAGAATAGTCACCATTAAGTCTTGGctgtgaaataaataaaaaatcagttaTTACAATGGGTCTATTTGGCATCACTTAAAAGTTCTTCAAgaacctaaaattaatttttaaatgtttTGGATGAATTTTTAAAACTGCTTAATGTGTTTGGAAGCTTCTTTGATAAAGTATCCACCAGTTTCACCCACAAGCTCTCTCTTGACAAACCAAGGTTTCTTTTGAAAAACTCTTTTAAAATAGACTATCCAACAGTAATTAAAGAAACTTTTTGTGTTTACTGCTATATTTTACTATCTAAAAgactaaaattaaaaacagAAGTTATCACAAACAGGGTCCTTTATACTCCTAAACGTGTTAAAAACTTCCTAAATTACCAAGGGAAAGTTCCCAGAAACTTCAtatcaaatattcaaaaaagGAGAAAGAATACCTTCACTTCAAGGGGATAATCCCCATCTGCTGCCCTTGCCATCTGTGCAGCACATATAAAATCAGTCAATTCTGCAAGTGAACAGTCACGGCCTGCAATGTTTAAAACAGGTCAAATTAGAATaaagttaatatatatttatatatgatacATAATTGACTAGTATAATCACTGAAAGTTCAAGAAAAATACCCCCACATTCTGCATTTGCCAAGTACGAGtgcattttaatattaataagcagaaataaattatatttatgcaGTGCCCAATATTTCAAGAATACCAGAGCTCTATCTATGTTCTAATAGATAGGAGCAGCAAAATTTGATATAACCTCATAAAGTTAACAAATTGAGATAACAAATTAACAAAATGAGATGACACATCAAAGCTTTGAGACATTATTCATCATGAGAATGCGCACCACATCTTTCTAGTGCGATTGCAGCCTCTTCTTTAGAATATCCCATAGCCAACAGGGGCCTAATTTTATTCTCCTCATCTGAACTAAGATTTGCAAGATCCTGGAAAGCAGATCAAATTAATAGACAGTGAATACATGTAACATGAACATATAAGAGCCACAAGGTTCTTAAATTAAAGTAACCTGTCAAAATTTACAGAAGGTGCATAAATTGGTGGGATAGATAAAACAACCACAAAACTAATAATTGAAGTTTTAGATACCTCATTATCAGAACTATCAATATCTGAGAAATCACTCAAAAAGCTCCCCTCATAATCACAATCTGAAGAAAAGTTATCAGGTTCGTTATGTTGTACTTGTTCTTCAGGAGATTCTTCAAGAGCCTGCCAAGTAAGAATGTAAGAAAAAGAACTCCAAgattattaaaaacaaaacataacTACAATTGATTTGTCATGAAAGGAGAAGGTTGTATCAATATGTGCAAGCTAATGTTTCACAGTAACAGTGTTACCACAGTATAAATTTGCTGCGTACCATAAAATTCCATCAACAGAAATTCTCCTTAaacaaaaaagaacaaaaaatcaTTGGACCAGCAACACAGTAAACTGCAGATGAATCCTCAAGAAGAAGGATCCCCTTAagcaaaaaagaacaaaattaaggaaataaacaaGAAAACATGcctcaacaagaaaactaaatgACCATTTTATTCCACCTCCTAATCTGCTCTATCCAAAAAAGCAAACAGAACATATATTGCCATTGTTTGAAATTTCTAGTCCAAAGTAATCCTAATGCTGTATGTAACCTAAATAGGCAAAAGCAATTTAGCTGATCAAGGTATTGAACTATTGATGAATTTCGAGCAATTTCTTGAAAGTGAATAGCTACTGAGATGTGAATTTCCCAACCCGACGCACACAAAGTAGAAAAGCCAATCGAAGTACAATGTCTAAGCGATGGAGAGAAAGAGGGAAAAATGAAACCAAACTAGCAAACAATTTATCTAGGTGTGAAATAACCACAAAAGAATTAGAGATATTAACTCACTGATCAAGGTATTGAACTATTGATGAATTTCAAACAATTTCTTGACAATGAATAGCTACTGAGATGTGAATTTCCCAACCCGACCCACACAAAGTAGAAAGGCCAATCGAAGTACAATGTC includes:
- the LOC115699580 gene encoding DNA (cytosine-5)-methyltransferase DRM2; this translates as MVENTSDLDGENFDWDTEDELEIGNIPLSCSSLTVPGGVATIGSGEAGPSCSKTIDHFVGMGFSEKMVAKVIQEHGEENTDTILETLLTYSALEESPEEQVQHNEPDNFSSDCDYEGSFLSDFSDIDSSDNEDLANLSSDEENKIRPLLAMGYSKEEAAIALERCGRDCSLAELTDFICAAQMARAADGDYPLEVKPRLNGDYSNHKRRRLLECSKQRRLEKRILTEDDETIRLPNPMIGFGVPTDSFRRVRRDIPEAAIGPPYFYYENVALAPKGVWTTISRFLYDVEPEFVDSKYFCAAARKRGYVHNLPIENRFPLLPLPARTIHEAIPLTKKWWPSWDSRTKLNCLQTCIGSAKLTERIRKALEEYPDSEPPMSIQKYVMDECRKWNLVWVGRNKVAPLEPDEIEMLLGFPRNHTRGGGISRTDRYKSLGNSFQVDTVAYHLSTLKDLYPNGINMLSLFSGIGGAEVALHRLGIPLKNVVSVEISEVNRNIVRSWWEQTSQKGYLEHLDDVQQLNSDRLEEYMRKFGGFDLVVGGSPCNNLAGSNRHHRDGLEGKESSLFYDYFRILDLVKCIMTRNE